Proteins encoded within one genomic window of Candidatus Brevundimonas colombiensis:
- a CDS encoding glycosyltransferase encodes MMNTRRPQIFPLSEIADADATASVSVDPLAKLERGLADLTVRFQATEAALAEIHRRQDDAARLKAAPKALPRPLRVLRRRLRQLGLWSEGRAKKADLGGVLGAARALAPTPIKPFFDKLSPYEAWMAANRVTTASVEDLKTALASAADLPSISILTPVFNTRPDYLQETIRSVLGQIYGDWQLCLVDDGSTSPETISALDILEGSDPRILVHRRATTGGISNATNDAAEIATGEILLFLDHDDLLTPDCLAELALYYSAHPEADLVYSDDDKIDDSGRRYAPQFKPDWSPVLLLSFMYLSHALTVRRSLFMALGGFRSRFDGSQDYDFALRAAEQARHVGHVPRVLYHWRAAAGSTAVSGDAKPESFRAGREAVQQALDRRGVKAVVCQPDWAAEAKVGMFSLDFPDDGPSVTLIVPTYNRADLLGDCIESLRQTTYSNYDVLIIDNGSDEADALALLAELAQTPHTTVLRIPRRSEGFNFSALMNEAVAAASGEYVLFLNNDTKVISPRWLSQMVGYGQIEGVGCVGALLRFGDASVQHAGIVHGPNDGLVGHAFRHAPPHDWGYMGFIRTAREYSGVTAACMLTRRDLFIEAGGFDTSNFAVAYNDVDYCFRLVEAGYSCVYCPDAVLFHYEGKTRGYSDNPIEVANLRRLYGDWRDPWYNPNLSLDSDRFEISARRLPMRARRPVRAVFISHNLSREGAPNTLFDLIAGLKAAGIVDPLILSPRDGPLRDDYEQLGVDVRLFTEPAREAAVFESGLERLAKVIQGWNAEMVVANTLRAFYGVNAAARIGTPAIWLQHESEPWETYFDYLEPGVRSFAYAAFGQAYRITYVAEATRRAWAGVQTRQSSQIIRHGVPPVRLAEEVGRWTRDAARSALGVREDETVLCLLGTVCRRKGQLDLVQALKSVMAFSARPVRCLIAGAVAEPDYEEQIRATLAEIPGADKAVTVTGSVADMAPYYAAADMIVCTSRMESAPRVMIEAMAFGLPIVTTPVFGIPEMVRPEINALFYAPGDIDGLARILLSLVSDPERGRAMGMAGAAVLASLPSYRDMVESYAQIIREAALLKDDRPTF; translated from the coding sequence GCGGGTTCTACGCCGCCGACTGCGCCAACTCGGCCTGTGGTCGGAGGGGCGAGCGAAGAAGGCGGATCTCGGCGGCGTCCTCGGCGCCGCCCGGGCGCTCGCTCCTACGCCGATCAAGCCCTTCTTCGATAAGCTGTCCCCCTACGAAGCCTGGATGGCGGCGAACCGCGTCACGACCGCATCCGTCGAAGACTTGAAGACAGCGCTTGCATCAGCCGCCGACCTGCCCTCGATCTCGATCTTGACGCCCGTTTTCAACACCCGCCCAGACTATCTCCAAGAGACGATTCGTTCGGTTCTCGGCCAGATTTACGGCGACTGGCAGCTCTGTCTTGTCGATGACGGCAGCACGTCTCCGGAAACGATCTCCGCGCTCGACATCCTTGAAGGCTCCGACCCCCGCATCCTGGTGCATCGCCGCGCAACCACGGGCGGCATCAGCAACGCCACCAATGACGCGGCGGAAATCGCCACTGGCGAGATCCTCCTGTTCCTAGACCACGACGACCTGTTGACGCCTGACTGTCTGGCGGAGTTGGCGCTCTATTACAGCGCGCATCCCGAGGCCGATCTGGTCTACAGCGACGACGACAAGATCGACGATTCAGGCCGACGCTATGCGCCGCAGTTCAAGCCGGACTGGTCCCCGGTCCTTCTGCTATCGTTCATGTACCTCAGCCACGCCCTGACGGTTCGCCGAAGCCTGTTCATGGCGCTGGGCGGGTTCCGGAGCCGGTTCGACGGATCCCAGGACTATGACTTCGCCCTCCGGGCCGCCGAGCAGGCTCGCCATGTCGGCCATGTGCCCCGGGTCCTCTACCACTGGCGCGCCGCGGCGGGCTCCACCGCCGTGTCCGGCGACGCCAAGCCGGAAAGCTTTCGGGCCGGTCGGGAGGCCGTCCAGCAGGCCTTGGATCGTCGCGGCGTCAAGGCCGTCGTCTGTCAGCCCGATTGGGCGGCGGAGGCGAAAGTCGGCATGTTCTCGCTCGATTTTCCCGACGATGGCCCGTCCGTGACCCTCATCGTGCCGACCTACAACCGGGCCGACCTGCTCGGAGACTGCATCGAGTCTCTGAGGCAGACGACCTATTCGAACTACGACGTCCTAATCATCGACAACGGAAGCGACGAGGCGGACGCCCTCGCTCTGCTCGCGGAATTGGCGCAGACCCCTCACACGACGGTTCTGCGAATCCCTAGACGTTCGGAAGGCTTCAACTTCTCGGCCCTAATGAACGAGGCCGTCGCGGCGGCAAGCGGCGAGTACGTCCTGTTCCTCAACAACGACACCAAGGTCATCAGCCCCAGGTGGCTCAGCCAGATGGTCGGCTATGGTCAGATCGAGGGGGTGGGTTGTGTAGGCGCCCTGCTTCGCTTCGGCGACGCCTCTGTCCAACACGCAGGCATCGTTCACGGGCCGAACGACGGCCTTGTCGGACACGCCTTTCGCCATGCTCCGCCGCACGACTGGGGCTATATGGGCTTCATTCGCACCGCGCGAGAATACAGCGGTGTCACGGCAGCCTGCATGCTGACCCGGCGCGATCTCTTCATTGAAGCCGGCGGTTTCGATACCTCGAACTTCGCCGTGGCCTACAACGACGTCGACTACTGTTTCCGACTGGTCGAGGCGGGCTACAGTTGCGTCTATTGCCCGGACGCAGTCTTGTTCCACTACGAAGGCAAGACTCGCGGATACTCGGATAACCCGATCGAGGTCGCCAACTTGCGTCGCCTTTACGGCGATTGGCGCGACCCCTGGTACAACCCCAATCTTTCCCTGGACAGTGATCGGTTCGAGATCAGCGCACGCCGTCTCCCTATGCGGGCCCGCCGGCCGGTCAGGGCCGTGTTCATCAGCCACAACCTCAGTCGGGAGGGCGCCCCCAACACCCTGTTCGACCTGATCGCGGGGCTAAAGGCCGCCGGAATCGTGGACCCGCTCATCCTGTCTCCAAGAGACGGCCCTCTCCGCGACGACTACGAACAACTGGGCGTCGACGTCCGCCTTTTCACCGAACCCGCGCGTGAGGCAGCCGTGTTCGAAAGCGGCCTGGAACGACTGGCCAAGGTCATCCAAGGATGGAACGCGGAAATGGTCGTCGCCAATACGCTTCGCGCCTTCTATGGGGTTAATGCCGCCGCCCGGATCGGAACGCCGGCGATCTGGCTTCAGCACGAAAGCGAACCCTGGGAGACCTATTTCGACTACCTGGAGCCGGGGGTCAGAAGCTTCGCCTATGCGGCCTTCGGCCAGGCCTACCGAATCACCTATGTCGCGGAGGCGACTCGCCGCGCCTGGGCCGGGGTGCAAACCCGTCAGTCCTCACAGATCATACGCCACGGCGTGCCGCCCGTCCGTCTCGCCGAAGAGGTGGGACGATGGACCCGTGACGCTGCGCGATCGGCGCTGGGCGTCCGGGAGGACGAAACCGTTCTGTGTCTTCTCGGAACGGTCTGTAGGCGCAAGGGTCAGTTGGACCTGGTGCAGGCCTTGAAGTCAGTCATGGCCTTTTCCGCACGGCCGGTGCGTTGCTTAATCGCCGGCGCCGTGGCTGAACCCGACTACGAAGAGCAGATACGCGCCACCCTAGCGGAAATTCCCGGCGCTGATAAGGCCGTCACCGTGACTGGATCGGTGGCGGACATGGCGCCCTACTACGCCGCCGCCGATATGATCGTCTGCACGTCCCGCATGGAAAGTGCGCCTCGTGTGATGATTGAGGCCATGGCCTTTGGTCTTCCAATCGTGACGACACCCGTTTTCGGCATTCCTGAAATGGTCCGCCCCGAGATCAACGCCCTTTTTTACGCACCGGGAGATATCGACGGTTTGGCGCGCATCCTGCTGTCCTTAGTCTCCGACCCCGAACGGGGCCGGGCCATGGGCATGGCCGGCGCCGCCGTCCTGGCCAGCCTTCCTAGTTATCGGGACATGGTCGAGTCTTATGCGCAAATCATCCGCGAAGCCGCTCTGCTGAAGGATGACCGGCCGACGTTTTGA
- a CDS encoding ATP-binding cassette domain-containing protein — MTTESELGLSVRQLGMTYAAHGSKPVFNNLSFDVGRQGRLGILGRNGQGKSTLIKILGGALIPTAGQVRWGMSCSWPIGFNGGFQGSLSGIDNIRFITRIYGKKYENVYARVEGFAELGMAMHRPVKHYSSGMRARLAFGLSLAIEFDCYLIDELVAVGDARFQRRCNEELFERRANRAFLMASHDTHLIRQYCSRALVIESGRAKVFDDIDEAIDVYSWLRAA, encoded by the coding sequence ATGACCACTGAATCCGAGCTCGGACTTTCGGTCCGGCAACTTGGCATGACCTACGCTGCGCATGGTTCCAAGCCAGTCTTCAACAACTTGAGCTTCGATGTTGGTCGGCAAGGCCGTCTAGGCATTCTCGGTCGGAACGGTCAGGGAAAATCGACGCTCATCAAGATTCTAGGCGGAGCACTGATCCCTACCGCGGGGCAGGTGCGTTGGGGCATGAGTTGCTCTTGGCCGATCGGCTTCAATGGTGGATTCCAAGGCAGTTTGAGCGGTATCGATAACATCCGTTTCATCACCAGAATCTATGGGAAAAAGTACGAGAACGTCTATGCGCGGGTGGAGGGCTTTGCCGAACTGGGCATGGCCATGCATAGGCCTGTTAAGCACTACTCGTCCGGCATGCGGGCGCGACTCGCCTTTGGCCTATCGCTGGCAATCGAGTTCGATTGCTATCTGATCGACGAACTGGTGGCTGTTGGTGATGCTCGTTTCCAGCGTCGTTGTAATGAGGAACTGTTCGAGCGGCGCGCCAACCGCGCCTTCCTGATGGCGTCCCACGACACTCATTTGATCCGGCAGTATTGCTCTCGGGCCTTGGTGATCGAAAGCGGCCGCGCCAAGGTCTTCGACGATATCGATGAAGCGATCGACGTCTATTCGTGGTTGAGGGCAGCCTGA
- a CDS encoding chain-length determining protein, which produces MAESKLTYLGPTSQISGLSTRKSWFSRVPIAFLVIVVLPTLITAIYFLLIASPRYVSESSFVVRAPSQPQVSQLGMALQGVGLSAGSTDAYAIHEYVRSADGLRELMTKVDVAAAYDRPGIDPLSRLPRPFASQSFESFRKGFNSFVTIGYDSQTGISTLRVQAFTARDAQRINAALLVSGEGLINRMNARAAADTVAQSQLSVRQAQARLGAAQAALTNFRNREGIIDPARSAVAGSQMISELSVKLATLKAERAQLAADASDSPLVPALDSRIRAFERQIEIEQQKIVGNADSLAPKISVYEELTLEREFADKLLASATAELSTAQVEARRQRLYLDTVVAPDAPDYPKEPRRLWAILTVLTTTLVIYGIGWLVWAGIRESRVEE; this is translated from the coding sequence ATGGCTGAATCCAAGCTCACATATCTCGGTCCCACGTCGCAGATTTCGGGTCTCTCGACCAGGAAATCGTGGTTCAGCCGCGTGCCAATCGCCTTCCTGGTCATCGTCGTCCTGCCGACCTTGATCACCGCTATTTATTTTCTGCTGATCGCTTCGCCACGATATGTCTCGGAATCCTCATTTGTGGTGCGCGCACCTTCACAGCCTCAGGTTTCACAGCTTGGCATGGCCCTACAAGGGGTCGGGCTGTCAGCCGGTTCGACCGACGCCTATGCGATCCACGAATATGTGCGTTCGGCGGATGGTCTGCGCGAGCTCATGACAAAGGTTGATGTGGCGGCGGCCTATGATCGGCCCGGCATCGATCCTCTGTCTCGGCTGCCTCGCCCCTTCGCGAGCCAATCGTTCGAGAGCTTCCGTAAGGGCTTTAACAGCTTCGTGACTATCGGCTACGATTCACAAACTGGGATAAGTACTCTTCGCGTCCAGGCGTTTACCGCACGCGATGCCCAGCGCATCAACGCAGCTCTGCTAGTCAGCGGTGAAGGCCTTATCAACCGAATGAATGCGCGGGCAGCCGCCGACACCGTGGCGCAAAGCCAGCTATCGGTGCGTCAGGCCCAAGCTAGGTTAGGCGCCGCCCAGGCGGCTCTGACCAACTTCCGCAATCGTGAAGGGATCATCGATCCCGCCCGATCGGCTGTGGCGGGCTCGCAGATGATCAGCGAGTTGAGCGTCAAACTGGCGACCCTTAAGGCAGAACGGGCACAACTAGCAGCCGATGCCTCGGATAGCCCCTTGGTGCCAGCCCTGGACAGTCGAATCCGAGCCTTTGAAAGGCAGATTGAGATCGAACAGCAGAAGATCGTCGGCAATGCCGATTCCCTGGCGCCAAAAATTTCAGTTTACGAAGAGTTGACGCTGGAGCGTGAGTTCGCGGACAAGCTTCTCGCCTCCGCGACGGCCGAGCTGTCAACGGCCCAGGTCGAGGCCCGTCGCCAGCGGCTTTACTTGGACACTGTCGTGGCTCCCGATGCCCCGGACTACCCCAAGGAGCCGCGACGGCTTTGGGCGATCCTCACCGTGCTAACCACGACTTTGGTCATCTATGGCATAGGCTGGCTGGTCTGGGCAGGCATTCGGGAAAGCCGCGTCGAAGAATGA
- a CDS encoding ABC transporter permease — protein sequence MVKRENPVSLKSFLRSGRKQGRIIGALIMREIVTRYGREGLGFLWLILEPLVFCFGVMALWTLMKPEYEHGIRVAPFVMTGYMCLLLFRHIVGSFGGAILANVGLLHHRDVKPVHLYFSRAVIELAGGAMAFFVVYIVLLALGAVSPPRDYVMLYGAYLILAWLSSGFGMTMASLAIRYEVVERVMPVSMYLMIPLSGAFVMVDWLPHRYQWIYLLNPLPHTVEMVRSSVFGEFVPTHFNPLYPIAWAAGLTLVGLLLLAQTRRYLDID from the coding sequence ATGGTGAAGCGTGAAAATCCGGTGTCCCTGAAATCGTTTCTACGCAGCGGCCGCAAGCAGGGCCGGATCATTGGCGCGCTAATCATGCGGGAAATCGTCACTCGCTACGGCCGCGAAGGACTGGGATTTCTCTGGCTTATCTTAGAACCGTTAGTCTTCTGCTTCGGCGTTATGGCGCTCTGGACCCTCATGAAACCGGAGTATGAGCATGGCATCCGCGTCGCACCTTTCGTGATGACGGGTTACATGTGCCTGCTGCTGTTCCGCCACATTGTGGGCAGTTTCGGAGGCGCCATCCTCGCCAATGTCGGACTGCTGCATCATCGCGACGTCAAGCCAGTTCATCTCTACTTCTCAAGAGCAGTTATAGAGCTCGCGGGCGGGGCCATGGCCTTTTTCGTAGTCTATATAGTTCTCCTCGCTCTCGGGGCGGTCAGCCCGCCTCGCGATTATGTGATGCTTTACGGGGCCTACCTGATTCTCGCTTGGCTATCTTCCGGATTTGGGATGACGATGGCGTCTTTGGCGATCCGTTACGAAGTCGTCGAGCGGGTGATGCCGGTTTCAATGTATCTGATGATACCGCTTTCGGGCGCGTTTGTGATGGTGGATTGGCTTCCCCATCGCTATCAGTGGATTTACCTACTAAACCCACTGCCCCATACGGTTGAAATGGTGAGATCTTCGGTGTTCGGCGAATTCGTGCCGACTCACTTCAACCCGTTATATCCGATCGCTTGGGCTGCCGGACTGACCCTAGTCGGTCTCCTGCTGCTCGCACAGACACGCCGCTATCTTGATATCGATTGA
- a CDS encoding glycosyltransferase family 2 protein has product MLNILIPMAGRGSRFSDAGYADPKPLIPVAGEPMIKLVIDNLTPPREHRFIFVCQRQHVADYGLRERLSAWAPGCLIVELDGVTEGAACTVLTAREHILDAPLMIANSDQYVDISIADYLSVQDGEGTRGLIMTMTANDPKWSFVALDADEHVTRVVEKEVISDEATVGIYNFANGSDFVRAAEQMIARDLRVNGEFYVAPVYNQLIEEGAQVRIFNVGSEAKGMYGLGTPADLDLFNSLGMAEKVAARRC; this is encoded by the coding sequence ATGCTGAATATTTTGATCCCCATGGCGGGTCGCGGAAGCCGTTTCAGCGATGCTGGGTATGCAGACCCGAAGCCGCTGATTCCGGTCGCGGGCGAGCCGATGATCAAGCTCGTGATCGACAATCTGACTCCACCCCGGGAACATCGTTTCATCTTTGTCTGCCAGCGACAGCATGTGGCGGACTACGGATTGAGAGAACGCCTCTCGGCGTGGGCCCCCGGATGCCTGATTGTTGAGCTGGACGGTGTAACCGAAGGGGCTGCCTGCACCGTTCTGACCGCTCGGGAACACATCCTGGACGCTCCCCTGATGATCGCAAACAGCGATCAATACGTTGACATCTCAATCGCCGACTATTTGTCAGTGCAGGACGGAGAAGGAACGCGAGGCCTCATTATGACGATGACGGCCAACGATCCGAAGTGGTCCTTTGTCGCCTTGGATGCCGATGAGCACGTGACGCGCGTGGTCGAAAAGGAAGTCATCTCAGATGAGGCGACGGTCGGGATATACAACTTCGCGAACGGTTCGGATTTCGTGCGCGCCGCGGAACAGATGATCGCGCGCGATCTGCGCGTGAACGGCGAGTTCTACGTCGCCCCCGTATACAATCAACTGATCGAAGAGGGGGCCCAGGTTCGCATCTTCAACGTGGGTTCAGAAGCAAAGGGCATGTACGGCCTCGGAACTCCGGCCGATCTGGATCTGTTCAATTCCTTGGGCATGGCAGAGAAGGTCGCTGCGCGCAGATGCTGA
- a CDS encoding HAD family phosphatase, which produces MIKAVIFDMDGVLIDAKEWHYDALNKALKLFGLEISRVDHLTTFDGLPTRRKLEMLTITHGFPQQLHGFVNTLKQAYTMEIVNSRCRPTFVHEYALARLKDRGLKLAVASNSVRNSVVSMMERSRLDRYLDTMLSNEDVAKAKPEPDIYIEAMRRLGVDPSEALIVEDNDHGIRAARASGAHVLVVKSVEEVNLANITRRIKEVEEGA; this is translated from the coding sequence ATGATCAAAGCTGTAATTTTCGACATGGATGGCGTCCTGATCGACGCCAAGGAATGGCACTATGACGCCCTCAACAAGGCTTTGAAGCTGTTCGGACTGGAGATCAGCCGGGTGGATCACCTGACGACCTTCGACGGCTTGCCGACGCGACGCAAGCTGGAGATGCTGACCATCACCCACGGGTTTCCGCAGCAACTGCACGGCTTCGTCAATACGCTCAAGCAAGCCTATACGATGGAGATCGTGAACTCGCGCTGTCGCCCGACTTTCGTCCACGAGTACGCCTTGGCCAGATTGAAGGATCGCGGGTTGAAGCTGGCGGTCGCGTCGAACTCCGTGCGCAACAGCGTCGTCTCCATGATGGAGCGCTCGCGGCTGGATCGCTATCTCGACACGATGCTTTCCAACGAGGACGTGGCCAAGGCCAAGCCGGAACCCGACATCTATATCGAGGCCATGCGACGCCTCGGAGTGGACCCTTCGGAGGCTCTAATCGTCGAGGACAACGACCACGGTATTCGTGCGGCACGTGCTTCGGGCGCCCATGTTCTGGTCGTGAAATCCGTCGAGGAAGTTAACCTCGCCAACATCACAAGACGGATCAAGGAAGTGGAGGAAGGTGCATGA
- a CDS encoding glycosyltransferase family 2 protein yields the protein MNVLILAAGPQALEDRAAYPVWLSEIDGRLVMERLVASLSIKDSSNFIFALTKADIDEHHVNDIVTQISPNSTIIPIERQTAGAACTALLAIGALDLESELIVASATDYVEADYSTIIQSFRDQKADVGLVTFESLHPRYAYVAVDEKGWVVEAAEKRPISRRASAGFYWYAKASDFVSSLQDMILKDAHVNGVFYISPSLNELVLAGRRISGYHLEHDQYHPLKDQRQVDQMGYRS from the coding sequence ATGAACGTCCTGATCCTTGCCGCCGGGCCCCAAGCCCTCGAAGATCGCGCAGCCTATCCTGTCTGGCTATCCGAAATCGACGGCCGCTTGGTCATGGAGCGCCTGGTTGCTTCCCTTAGCATCAAGGACTCGTCGAATTTCATCTTCGCGCTGACGAAGGCTGACATCGACGAGCATCACGTCAACGACATCGTCACCCAGATTTCACCGAACTCCACAATTATCCCGATCGAACGCCAGACAGCAGGAGCAGCCTGCACCGCCTTACTCGCGATCGGGGCGCTGGACTTGGAATCCGAGCTCATTGTAGCGAGCGCGACCGATTATGTCGAAGCCGACTATTCAACGATCATACAGTCCTTCCGCGATCAGAAGGCGGACGTGGGCCTGGTGACCTTCGAATCCCTTCATCCACGCTATGCCTATGTCGCAGTCGACGAGAAAGGCTGGGTCGTTGAAGCGGCCGAGAAGCGGCCGATCAGCCGTCGGGCCAGCGCGGGCTTTTACTGGTACGCCAAGGCTTCGGATTTTGTCTCCAGCTTGCAGGACATGATTCTCAAGGACGCCCATGTGAACGGTGTCTTCTATATCAGCCCGTCGCTCAACGAGCTCGTGCTCGCCGGCCGTCGGATCTCCGGCTATCATCTCGAACACGACCAGTACCATCCCCTGAAAGACCAGAGGCAGGTCGATCAGATGGGCTACAGAAGCTAG
- the glmM gene encoding phosphoglucosamine mutase, giving the protein MGDRKYFGTDGIRGRANNYPMTAEVALRVGLAAGKLFRTGDDRRHLVVIGKDTRLSGYMIEPALVAGFASVGMDVRTFGPVPTPGVAMLTRSMRADLGVMISASHNDYADNGIKLFGPDGYKLSDEIELKIEAMMDQGLDQGLAPSNKLGRVKRIDDAQARYIEIAKQAFPRRLSLKGLRIAVDCANGAGYKVAPTTLFELGAEVFPVGVEPNGTNINAECGSTHPETLSAAVKRYRADIGIAMDGDADRLIVCDEKGQVVDGDQIMALVGLDWAKRGILTGGGIVATVMSNLGLERRLKSSGLTLERTKVGDRYVMERMREGGFNIGGEQSGHIILHDYATTGDGLMAALQVLAVLVESAKPMSELARQFDPVPQLLENVRFTADKPLETDKVKAAIAEAETALYGQGRLLVRPSGTEKLIRVMAEGDDEALVRRVVAEVAGAVRTAG; this is encoded by the coding sequence TTGGGCGACAGAAAATATTTCGGCACCGACGGCATTCGCGGGCGGGCCAACAATTATCCGATGACGGCCGAGGTCGCTTTGCGGGTCGGTCTGGCGGCCGGCAAGCTGTTTCGCACCGGCGACGACCGGCGCCATCTGGTGGTGATCGGCAAGGACACCCGCCTGTCGGGCTATATGATCGAACCGGCCCTGGTCGCCGGTTTCGCCTCGGTCGGGATGGACGTGCGGACCTTTGGCCCCGTGCCGACGCCGGGGGTGGCCATGCTGACGCGGTCGATGCGGGCCGACCTGGGGGTGATGATCTCGGCCTCGCACAACGACTATGCCGACAATGGGATCAAGCTGTTCGGGCCGGACGGCTACAAGCTGTCAGACGAGATCGAGCTGAAGATCGAGGCCATGATGGACCAGGGCCTGGACCAGGGGCTGGCGCCGTCCAACAAGCTGGGCCGGGTCAAGCGGATCGACGACGCTCAGGCGCGCTATATCGAGATCGCCAAACAGGCCTTCCCCCGACGCCTCAGCCTGAAGGGCCTGCGCATCGCCGTCGATTGCGCCAATGGCGCGGGCTACAAGGTCGCGCCCACGACCCTGTTCGAACTGGGCGCCGAGGTCTTCCCCGTGGGCGTGGAGCCGAACGGGACCAACATCAACGCCGAGTGCGGCTCGACCCACCCGGAGACCCTGTCGGCGGCCGTCAAACGCTATCGCGCCGACATCGGCATCGCCATGGACGGCGACGCCGACCGACTGATCGTCTGCGACGAAAAGGGCCAGGTGGTGGATGGCGACCAGATCATGGCTCTGGTCGGCCTGGACTGGGCCAAGCGCGGCATCCTGACCGGCGGCGGGATCGTCGCCACCGTCATGTCGAACCTGGGGCTGGAGCGCCGGTTGAAGTCCAGCGGTCTGACGCTGGAGCGGACCAAGGTCGGCGACCGCTATGTCATGGAGCGGATGCGCGAGGGCGGCTTCAACATCGGCGGGGAACAGTCGGGTCACATCATCCTGCACGATTACGCCACGACCGGCGACGGCCTGATGGCGGCGCTGCAGGTGCTGGCCGTCCTGGTCGAATCCGCCAAGCCGATGAGCGAACTGGCCCGCCAGTTCGACCCTGTGCCGCAACTGCTGGAAAACGTCCGCTTCACCGCCGACAAGCCGCTGGAGACCGACAAGGTCAAGGCCGCCATCGCCGAGGCGGAGACGGCGCTGTACGGTCAGGGCCGGCTGCTGGTCCGCCCCTCCGGCACCGAAAAACTGATCCGCGTCATGGCCGAGGGCGACGACGAAGCCCTGGTCAGGAGGGTGGTGGCCGAGGTGGCCGGGGCGGTAAGAACGGCGGGCTGA